The sequence CGGTGAGTTTTTGATAGTACCGCTGAAGCCAACGTGGTCAGTCACGTAACTGAAGGAAAGAAGCATggttcctctgccttccctggctCCCAGGCAGAAACCAGTACACCTGAAagtggagaaaacaaaaagaggagGTAGGAAagttgaaaaaaattaaaattaaattaagatCAGGCTGGTGAAGGCCAGGCGGCTGTGCAGCACGGAAGGCAAGCGGCACTACTCCCTCCCACACCAGCCGTCACAGGCCTAGGCACACCACTCGCCCTTGCCAGCCGACGCCAGGCTCCCCGACAGAGCCGCCAGGGGGCGCCAAGACCCACGCAGTCCCCACGGGAAGACTGGACTGTACCAACTTCTCCCGGCACGCGGGGAAAGAAAGCGACAGATCCCTCTCGGAGTTTCCCCCGTCCCGGCGAGACATGGGGCGGACCGGAGAGGAAGGGGCACGTCCCCGGCAGCCCATAGGGAGGTCGTGCTTCCGCTTCATCCCAACCGAGCCACCGCCTCCGTGCCGGTGACGCCCGCGTCAGAGGCTGGGTCGCTCTCTCTTAAAGGGGAAATGATGCAGTGGAAGGCCTGACGGGAGGCAAGGCTCTGGGGGCGGAGGCACCGCCGCCAGGAAGCGACTGGAATTGGCAGCGACGGGAGGTGAGAcgaggggagggggagcggaGGCAGGGTAAGGTGAGGCAGCGCAAGGTGAAGCAGGTCCCGTGGCGGGGAAGGAGGGGGCGCCCGCCTACCAGGCACGGTGGGCGGGAGCTGTGTCGCGGGTGCGGCCCCGAGCGGGGCGGGCCTCACTGCGCGACCAGGAACTGGTTGTGGGAGCCGTGAGGAGGGGAGCGGGGACGGCTGCCGCCGAGCAGGGCGCGAAGCCTGGAAGCCACGCCGGCGTGGCAAACCTCATCAGTCACCGCGCCCTTTGTGTTCCGTAGGAGCTGAAGATGAGCAAGCCCGTAACGACTTCAACATATGTCCGCTGCATTAGCTACGGGCTCATGAGGCGCCTGGCAGATTTCATCGatccacaagaagggtggaAAAAATTGGCAGTAGATATAACCGATCCCTCTGGTGAAAGCAGATACAACCAAATGCATATAAGGTGCTGTGCACAAGTCACGTAGTATAATCATGTTTATTTACTGTTATATTGAAATATATGCGGTTGCCCATCCTGCTATTGTAACTTGTTGCCAACAAGGTACTCAAGATTGTGTGCCAACAGGTACTCGACAAGAACTCATTTTACAGTACCATTTCCTTGGGGAACTCAAAGCAATTACTCTTAATTGTTCTGTAGTTAATTTTCCAGACAAGCGATAGCCAAAGAAAATTGACTCAGGAAATTACAATTAATTAGCGACATACACATACATATTTTTAGTGATACACTTTTAGTGTAACTTTTTCTACACTAGAGACTAGTAAACACTGAATTGTGCGTCTTTGTACAGGCACAGCACAAGAGACAACAGGATTGTAACTCCTAGTTTACCGTCCccaagaaaacccaacaaatgTGGGGAGCCCGAGGCTTTAAACTAACAAGTTTAATTTAGAGGTAATGTTAGCAGTACTTTATGAGCACCTCGTGGCTTGAAAAGTTTGTTGAATCCTTAAACTATTCCAAAGGTTATGAGATTTTTTAAATGCATATCTTGGGTTTCCAGTCTTTCTAGTGATACTAGCATTAAAtcttcatttgcttttctgtaGTAATAATAAATTAGTCAGAATAATTTGCATTTGCTCTGACTTGCCCTCTCTGTTTTGCTGACATTCTCCTTTTTGTTAGTCCCATTTTCCAGTGTATTATTGGTCCAGGACAAAATGTCAAAGCCATATTTGCATAGTTTTACCTTAGCTTTTTCCCATATATTGCATATTTTTCTCCGGAGTTTGAATTTGCCTTTTAGCTGTCGTTTCAGAAGACTTGCAAATAATTGTGCAGTACAGTGCTTTCCCTTCTTCACAGTCCTTGAGGTCACTTTTTTCCTTAATGTTagtcttcattttccttttaagGAGATTTGAGGCATTTGTGCAAATGGGCAAAAGCCCCACCTGTGAATTACTTTATGACTGGGGAACGACAAACTGTACAGTCGGTGATCTTGTGGATCTACTGATTAGGAATCAATTCTTAGCACCAGCAAACCTTTTGCTTCCAGGTAATTGTTTGCTATTCTATGTTTTGTACTGTGTCCTCAATTTTGTAAGATGCTAGAGGGCTTCACATTAACTTGAGAATCAGAAAGGATTAGGTCAAAACAACCTAAAGTGGACTCATTTTCCATTCTATGAACAGTTGAAATAGGAGTTTTGGCTGTAGATGAGAGTTCTGCAATTCATGCACCGTGGCAGAATATAACCTCCTTATGATGCTTATGTGTGTATTGACCTTGTAAATGCTGTCTTCGATGTTGTTTTTCTCATCCCTAATGTAGTTAACACTTTTTTCTAAATTCCATTTTCAGAAGCTGTAAGGATGGCAGAAGAAGTTACGTTacctctttcttcacaggaaacTTTGCCTATAGGTGAGAAACAGCTGCCTGTACAGGAAGAAAAAGTGCCATCTGTAAAGCCTGTTTTAGCTCAGAGTACTGAGAAGCAACAttcagctccttcctgctcaAGTGAAGAAAGTAAAGGATCAGAGTCTAATAACACAGGTAGGCACTTAGTTTGGTAGAATTAAGTGTATTTTTGTTTTTGATCTGTCCTTTACCCTATGTGAAGTAAACCATGCCAATGCATTAGGGTAATGGCTCTTTCTGTCATCCTGTATCTGTGGGAAATGACCTCTTGCTTTTGCTCTTGTTCTGTGTAGCTGTGTGTTTAGCTCTGATAATAAGATACCTGAATATGGCATCCACCTTGGCAGTAAGGTAGCTACTGTGATGAAAACCTGAATGTTAATTAAATTGCAGTTTATTTTGTGCTACACCTAATCCTGTTGCCTTTTTTCAGTACTGGCTTTCTAGACAGTTCATAATGGGTTTTTTAATATGTAAAATCCAGTATCAAATGACTAAAGATGTTGGAGAAAAGGTGAGTAAAGGAAGTATTCTAGGAAAATatgtggttggtctcttcttttcTAGAGGTCCACTTTTGGGTTGCTGCCAGAAATGTGATTTGATCTGGATGTATTTTTACACCTGATGCAatgtggtgctctctgtgatcTGCATGTTTAATTTCTATTCCCTGTATTATAAGTATTAACAAAAAAATACAATTAGAAGGCTACTACAGTACTGGTTGTTGAGCAAATGATACCTAGGTAATGAtatatttatttgcatttcacattttttcttttgtttggtggCTTTAtcacagagctggaagcagggcTCTTCTATGTTAGGATTTGTATGGTAGGAAATTTTTGGTTTAGTAGAACTGAAGCAGAAAAATCTCTTCACTACACTTGCTCCTTAAGTGAAAACAACTCTCTATGCTCCATGGCAAATATGTCTTTCAGATTTCCATAACTTTTGGTTTCATGACTTGGAAAGTATTACAAATAATTTTGATATGCGACCAGAATCAGCTGGAGGCAATAAACTGGGAGAAGGTGGCTTTGGCATTGTGTTCAAGGGCTACATCAATGGCAGGAATGTGGCTGTCAAGAAGCTTGTTGCTGTGAGTTGTCCTGGGCATTTTTCTTTGTGACTGTGTACGTTATGGTATAGACTTGTTTATCTGTGGGGAGTGTTGagttatcacagtataactaaggttggaagagaccccaaggatcatcaagtccaatctgtcccaacagacctcacgactagaccatggcaccaagtgccacgtccagtctccccttgaacacctccagggacggtgactccaccacctccctgggcagcccattccaatgaccaattactcgctcagtgaagaactttttcctcacttcgagtctaaacctcccctggcacagcttgagactgtgtctgtgCACTGTGCTGGAACATTTGTTCAATACTATTGCATTCTAAGGAATTAAAAATCATGTTCTAAAATTTCATTTTTGAGatgagtaaaaaaaaattactgtgaaCAGTTCAGTAGATGCTACATGTAACTAATCTAAAGGAAGGCCTACAATTATGGtttaggttgtttttttttcattagaaaCCCTGCCTTGTAGCATGTCCAGCGATATTAACATCAAATACTTCCTTTTGTAGATGGTCGATGTTAGTGCTCAAGACTTGAAAAAGCAATTTGatcaagaaataaaaataatggcaAAGTGAGTACACTGTTTTATGATATCATCAGAGGCTTTaatgggaatcacagaattgtcagggttggaagggaccccaagaaccatctggttccaacctccctgccatgggtagggacacccaCTGCTAGAttaggttgtccagagccacattcagatAGGCCTAAAAAcatccatctccctgggcaacctcttccagtgtctcaccacccttatggtgaagaacttcttcctaatatctatcttcctaatatctaccctgctctaacttgcatccattccccctagtcctattgctACCttacaccctaaaaagtccctcaccagctttcttgtaggcccccttcagatattggaaggccacaataaggtctcctcagagccttctccaaactgagcaaccccaagtctctcatcCTGtgttcataggagaggtgctccagcccttctctggacacattccagcatgtccgtatctttcttgtaataatgggttccagaactggacatagtactccaggtggggtcttactAGAGTGgtgtagaaggggagaatcccctcttttgacctgctggccacacttctcttgatgcagcccaggttacagttgactttctgggctgcaagtgtacactggCAGCTCGTATTGAGCTTCTTATCCCCTAGTACCCCCAAGTTGttttcttcaggactgctctcaagccagtcattgcccagcctgtatcagtgcctgggattgccctgacccagatgcaagacCCTGCACGtgatcttgttgaacttcatgaggttgtaatgggcccacctctccagcctgtcaaggtccctctggatggatccctccctccagcatgtctgctgcaccacatagcttggtgtcattggtGAACTTGCAGAGGtcgcactcaatgccactgtccatgtaaCACTTGCAGATAACTAATCACTAAGTTGCAGATAATGTTAGCTAGGATGGTCTGTTATTTTTGATCCCTTAGCTTTCTCTTTAGCATAACTTAATAATTTTCATGTTACTAAGGAGAATGTTTCATATACAGTGTGactattttgttctttttttaagcACCACTATAGAAACATGGCTACATGTAGTAGGGTTGAAATTAAGGCTCAAGTTCCCTCTGCAATGTATTTTTCTCAAATGTTGGGAGTCTTTCAAAGCACATATGAACAGAAATCTTTTGCCATAGGTGTCAGCATGAGAATCTAGTAGAATTACTTGGTTTCTCAAGTGATGGTGCTCAGCCATGTCTGGTGTATGAATACATGCCCAATGGTTCATTGCTTGACAGACTTGCTTGTCTGGTAAGTAAAATCTTTTCTTAGCTTCCAGTTGCCTTACTCTGACAAAGTATAGGTAGCTGTGAAATATCTTTGAAATAGTACTGAACTGTAATGGCCAAACAATGTTTTACTACTTACTTCTGTGTTCTAGAAGACACGTGGCACCAAGTATTCATCCAATAAGATTCGATACAAACGTTTTACACACAGCAAGCTGTTTAAGACAAAGCAGGCTGAAAATACAATGTCGTGTACCAGTACCTGAAGCAGTTGGCCAGAACAGAAGTTGGCCTTGCTGTGCTTGAGTGGAGTGGAGCAAAGGGTGCTGCAGTGTTGTTCTTTGTTCTGACATTGGCCTATTGTCTGCTAGTTCTTGAGATTCCACCTTGTGAATTTACCCTTTTTTATTGCCCTTGTGATAGTACTTATAACACAGTGTTTGAAAGTGTATCTCTTTCTGAAGTGCCTAAATCAATGggaaatacatattttttatACCAGTGTTTTGTGTAAATGCACTACTTTCTTCTGATTTAATCAAATGACATATCTTATAGCCTTGGCCTCTAATAAATTATAAATTGCTTTGATTTTGTTTAGGCAACCTTGTGTGTGAAGGACAAACACACTGCTTGTTGCTTGTTAGAGAGACACCAACAATAAGCCAGACTTGAGTGTCCACATTAGTTTGTTGAAAGAGTTCAAAAATCTGCTTTTTTGTGTACTAAGCAAATGCTTAGTATCAATGCAGAAGTTGTACTCTGGTGAACATTTTAAACTGGTGCTACTTCAAGCCCCCagatcttaaaaaaaataataatgtctTCTTGCTCTTTTCTACAGTTACCTTCCTGTTGTACTGGTTCAAGCATTTAATATTTGGAGAAAGAGCTGGGTTAGGGAactgggcaggctgagaaaaATGCTgctaaaaaatatttaatttacaCCTGGAGGCATTTGCAAGGATGCACAAATAACATCTGTGCCAACAGGAAGTGCTAGGATGAGAATGAGTAGCAgtgactggggaagggactggatgtgttTGACAGCAGGGCTGTCTCAGGTTAGTTTTGTTGATTTGCTTGCATTTGCAGTTTATTAACTAAATCAGTGTAGAAGACAGATTTAAGTTTTCCTTAAGGCAGTGAAAGTATATCTGTAAAAATGAGCGGTGCTTGGCAAGGACGTGTATGAAAATGTTCATCCATGGAACTTTGACCTTTGATCTTAAAAGGTTGGTGGCAATTGAAAGCTTAAGTAGAAATAGCAGAGTCCTTCACAAAGAAGAGACAATTGTTATATGAATAATAATGAATCTAAATCAGAAAGATTCTTCATCTAATAAAGTTGAGTAGGTGAGGAATGTGCATACTGAATGTGTGTTCTTGCTGATCATTTTGTGACTTCACTGGATGCTTGAGGCACAGGCTTTTGTTTGTCATCTTGTCTGGTCTTTAAGGAGCAAGTCAGGGAGCAGGTAAAGTGATGAGATTCTGTAATCTTCACTTGGCTACAGTGAAGATTAAAAAGCAGTTTTGAAATGTAGGTGTTCTCACTTCCAAGGTCTCTTTGGGAACATGAATCAAGCTGAATTCTTGAAGTCTTAAATCCAAAACCTCTGGAAGATTAACCTCTCATTGGTAAAAACTGCTGATTGCTTTGAATTACTTGCTTTGAGTTAAAGGGCTCTGATGTCAGTGTTGGTACAAAGTGGAAGATGCAATACCTAAAGACTGTTCTTTGCAGTGCACTTGACTTGTCAAGCTGTCAGGAACACTTTTTGCTGTGGGTGAATTAATCTAAGGCAAAAtgcaggcaaaagaaaaatgtatgCACGTATTCCTAAGTAAATGAAGAAATGTCTGCTGTTAGTCTTAATGAATTACTTGAAAACCACAAAACATAGCAAGAAGTCAGTTTTGGGTTGTggggggtttgtgtgttttgttttatgtaAGCATGTATATACTAAATTCTCAcctgtttgctttcctttctttttatccAAGGATGGCACTCCACCAATTCCTTGGAATACAAGATGTGAAATTGTGCAAGGTACTGCAAATGGCATCAACTTTTTGCATGAAAATAATCATATTCACAGAGATATTAAAAGGTAAAAGGTGGTTGTAGTGGGTTGACTACAGCTGGCtacattttcccctttttccttttccctttttttcttttttccctcccgtTAAAAGTAATTTCAGGGAGAACAAACTGCATGAGACATTGCTTCAGTCAAGGGCACAATTTTTTTCTGCAAGTGGCTTCCATCACTGTAATCTTGTCTGTGCCACAAGGACATGACCAGTACAGACTTCTAAAGATAATTATATGAGGCCACTGTAATCTGTTACTATCAGTTATTTGAGTGCTGTGAGGATACCCAGAAGTTCAGTTCTTTCACATCTGCTGCTAATGGAAATGCTGCTGTCAGAGAACATAATGACTTTCTCAAATGGGCAATTTTTCAGATGAAAacccaccctttttttttcttttctcctttttcctatAACATTTCTTCAGAGTGTCTCCTTTGATTTACTATTTATTATGAAGACAGTAAAATTACTTCAGTCAGGTTTATGAAATTCAGAGTTCTTCAAGGATAATGTATGTTCACTTGTTTGTTATAAGAGAACTTTTTCTAGGGATATTGGAGCTTAGGAAAGGTGTGGGggttgtggttttgggtttttttctgttttggtgaGGATTTTACCCATTTCTTCATACAGTTGGTTGTAttatgttgtggggtttttaaataCCAAAGCAGTCTAAATCTTTGAAGAAAAGCCCTTACTCCTGTGGATTAAGAAGGAGCAACTGACCAATTTGGTGTCATGGATGAATGTTCCATTAAGTTTTTCTTGCTTCTGGCAACTCTGCTAAATATAGGCCACTTCAGTTTTGTGACCTTCCAGCTTGTGAGGAGCAAGCTTTTGCTTCATCTGCTTTATAGAATGTGCTTGCTACTTTGACAATgtatgtttcttcttttttcttccttgcttaAGCCTCTGGACAAGCATGATGGGAAGAGATGTGTTTTTTTACCTTTTGCTACTCTACCCTTCTAACTGCTGTGAGTTGATCATATTCCAGGATTGAgatttggtttttcttttgtttggatTCCATTTTGCAATCTATTGCTCTTGCAGTGTGAATAGTTCAGTGAAATTTGTTGGTGTCATTAGATAGTGGTGCCACTCCCAGGTAAAACTTGCATGGAGAGACATCTGCTTACTTCAGTCTTCATTTTGCTATGATATAGAGAGACAATTTATAACCACACAAGTTACGTAGGCTCTGTAGGCTAGAGGGGACATGGCTGAATGGGTATTCTCAGAGTTGTCCATAGTTTTTTGGCTTGGTTGCACCTAGGAAATAG is a genomic window of Dryobates pubescens isolate bDryPub1 chromosome Z, bDryPub1.pri, whole genome shotgun sequence containing:
- the IRAK4 gene encoding interleukin-1 receptor-associated kinase 4 translates to MSKPVTTSTYVRCISYGLMRRLADFIDPQEGWKKLAVDITDPSGESRYNQMHIRRFEAFVQMGKSPTCELLYDWGTTNCTVGDLVDLLIRNQFLAPANLLLPEAVRMAEEVTLPLSSQETLPIGEKQLPVQEEKVPSVKPVLAQSTEKQHSAPSCSSEESKGSESNNTDFHNFWFHDLESITNNFDMRPESAGGNKLGEGGFGIVFKGYINGRNVAVKKLVAMVDVSAQDLKKQFDQEIKIMAKCQHENLVELLGFSSDGAQPCLVYEYMPNGSLLDRLACLDGTPPIPWNTRCEIVQGTANGINFLHENNHIHRDIKSANILLTDTYVPKISDFGLARASVSFTQTIMTEKIVGTAAYMAPEALRGEITPKADIFSFGVVLLEIITGLPPVDEKREPQLLLSIKDEIEDEEATVEDYVDEKMSGWDAPSVHRMYSIAGQCLNERKNRRPDIKMVQQHLQEIKT